From the Anopheles merus strain MAF chromosome 2L, AmerM5.1, whole genome shotgun sequence genome, the window ACCGGACAACATTTTCACACTCATTGCAAGCAAAATAGATTAACCGCACATGTGTTAAAATGTGATTTGTAATGTAATCCACTGGAACCAGGAAAGATTACACTGCCCATCCGATTAATGCTTGAGTTTTGATAATATGGTTTTATTAGAATATAGATTAGCCGTTTGTCTGTATTGTAAGGACGGGTCGGGAAAGGAAAACAgtagccctctacgttacgttGGTGtaagcgttacgcgtaacgcttgTAAGCctcaaacccaagcagcagtTTTGGTTTGCACGTTTGTTATAGTTGTCGAGATTAAAaaggtttccttttttattgtttttcagGGAGTTTTAGGGTGTTCCatcaaataattatttaaggtgttttccaaaactatttgaaatCTTTTCACAACTTTAACCACTTTCcttatatttttaaaccattcctACGATTTTTTGGCATCGTTGCATGATTTTTGAAACcaataattcattttatttttggaaaacAATCAATACAGTTAGGAACGAATCTAAACATTTTAAGAAAATGGTAACAAATATTGTGAGTCtaatctaaaacaaaattaaatcaacaaaaaaacccaagcAAGCATCCAAAACTTCTTGGAAAAACTTGTACTGGATGGTATGAGTAATTACACAACGAATTATTGGTCAGAATAGTATACAGGTCAACCCATAGTTGTTTTAAAGCGACACTTAATCGTTAATCACCCACTTATCTGGGGTTTTTAAACtcaaatttcaaaatattggtcTTTCACTAGCCCTCAACATGACCATATAATGAAAAGTACTAGACAGAACAGGCTTTAATCTTATTAAATCctatttatagtttttttctattatttctcTTACTCGTTCAACCAAAAGGCAGCTTGGGAATTTCATTTCGCACGTAACGCTTCTCGAATGTAACGTAAAGGACAGTTATTTACTTTCGCCCTTGTTTGAAGCAATAAAAACGCAGCAAAAGTACTGCTTCTCCATACGGGATTGAGGGTTTAACGGTATTGAGCATGCCGGATCTCCCCTTTTTAAGGGGTCctttttatcttcttttttgtttctcgctCTACTTTAGCTAAGTACTTTGTGCTATaagtatatatatacacacacatacatatacacgTTTTCTCATAATGACTAATAATACACACTCGAATAAGAGTAAAGGTCTGTGCTCTGCGCCCTTTGCGGGGCTCTGCCACAAATGCACCTGTTCGATGGGTCAAACACTACACTATTTAATGCTTCGATTGGGCATAGGGTGCTTCGCTAGATTCGATTCCAATCTGTACACCTTGTGGGTTGGAATgttgctgtgcgtgtgtgaatgGGGTGAGAGATCCAGATGTTGTCACGCGAAACTGTCCGGCGCATTTACGACGAGCCAACGCTAGCACTGTGCGTCAGTAGCATCACGTCCTCCGGCAGCGGGTGCCGCTTGTACTGACGCTCGGTGACGAGAAACACGACCAGCCCACCATACACGATGTACAGCATGCCGATCGTGTTGATCAGTACGGCTTGCGGTGGCAGTGCGGAATAGTCTTTGCTATGTGTGAGGAAGGATGAGTAATTAGCAATTAGTGCCGTTGTCTTAGGACACTGGGAGAAGCAGAACACTTACACAGAGAAGATGGCTTTCTCCAGCAGCCCCAGCAGTGCGGCCGCGATCGCCATCACGAATCCAGCCACGCCGAAAAACACGTGCACCGGCATGTAGGAGGCGCGTAGCTGCTCACGTACCCCCGGGAAAAGGTAGGCCGCAAATCCAAACACATACTGAAAGAGATATTTGGAAAGAAAATTCAGTTAATATTGTCTTGTTGTTTGTGAGAGGGGGTTTATATGTGCACTCTACCTGCAGCGAAAACAGTATCACGGCGGACAGTCCAACCCACGAGTGCAGCGTGTACATGTTCGGGATCGGGTTCGGTTTGGCCAGATTGTGCGAATCGAAGACGGCAACCAGTGCGACCACGGTAAAGATGAAGGCCGCCCCGTGGATGGTGGCGTGCGTAATCTTGAGCGGCTTCTTGCGTGCGTACCGGAATCCACGGTAGATTAGGAtcgctacaaaaaaaaacaggcaccAAGAAACCAATTAGCTCCACCGACACCGACGAGTGGCTGACAGCAGTCTTACAGTTGCCGTAGAGGAATATCATGCCGACGGACATGAGCAGCGGATGCCAGTTGAACTGAACTGATGGACGGGCGGACCAGCCGAGCCCGTTCAGGTGGATGCCGATCCAGCAGCTCACCAGGATGATGATCGTGATGCCGACCAGCTGCGTCACGAGGTACAggatgcggaagttgttcagCGCGGATGGTGGCGGTGGGCTGTTATCCATACTGTGGCCGTTgcgttttggttgtttgttaaCGTTTCACGGTGCACGAAGTGCTGTAATTACAAGAGAGGCACAGTTGTGAGCATCATTGATAGGCAGGCTTATTTAGTCATAATGTTCGCTCGTGatacatcaatttcaaatAATGATAAGCAATGGTGCGATCTTGAATGAATCATCGTTATCGAAGCCCATGTTACACAAGCAAGGGTGGGACAGTAAACATGCATTAGTTGagttttatcatttgtttttattaatttaattaaacttcaATTTGATCTCCTTGAACGCTTTAAATcgcacaaacaaataaacagatACACCAAGCCACAAACAAACGGAAAAGAAATCAGAAACCTCCGGCAATGACCAACACACGATACGTGGAAGCGGCTCGAAAGCGGTAAACGATGCACATTTGTTCCAATTTTGCTTACGTTTGCAGTTTGTTTGCAGCAAAGCGCAATAAAACACTAAGTGGCTCGGCCCACACTATTCACTGTCCATGGTTGACGGTTATGAGCTTGAGATCGGCATTTAATTACACGAGGTTTAATTACACACACCCTTGCGCTAACATCAAACAGGGGAATGAGTAAGACTAACAAATTGGTGAGATCAGGTGTTGTGATGTCAAATGAATCATTTTGATTAACCCAAGACATTTTGAGGTAATTAGAGACAGACATCACAAGTGATAAGATGGATCTACTAGTAACTAGTTCATTCAGGCCGGTTACAGGGTGATGAAATATAATTTCGTAATATAAGATGTTAAAagacaatttaatttaatagtCAGTTGTCTCTCGATTCCAAGGAACAGATACAAAAAGGAACTGATTAAAAATCGATTCAGTAAAGAAATACAGTAAATAATACActtagccggtctcgtggtacagttgtcaactcatacgacttaccaacatgcccgtcatgggttcaagcccaaaatggaccgtgccgccatacgtaggactgactatcctactatgggggaaatcaataagtcactgaaagccaaccccacaagtggtacaggcaggccttgaccgacaacggttgttgagccaaagaagaagaagaataaagaAATACTACACAATTTCATGTTAATACTGGAGCTTTAAAATTATTCACGCCGGTTCTCAAATTGATCCCAACGCTAAATAGATCTTCTAATTGGTCTTGGAACTACACAAATCCTGGAATCGATCCCGTTCCAATAACGGTACTAGAACTGATACTATAGCCACACAGATTTTAGATTTGGTCCTAACACTATACCAGCCTTGGAACCGATTCGGAACCCATTACGGAATTCGCTCTAGATTTTGCGGATTTTTTTCTAGATCAGGAACCCATACGGACTCTGAATCTGATCCTGATCCCATAATGGTTCTGGAATAGGTATTGAAGGTATTCACAGACCGGGTTTAAAACTGATATTGAATTCATACAGATTCCTGACCCCATACAAATCATAAAACTGATCGCAaagctggttcatttttgaAGCTATTACATAGATCATTTCGGTCCTGAAACTGATCCCATAGAATCCATACAAGTCTTAGATCCTGAACCTATAACGGGcctggaactgattccgattccataACGCTCGTGTAAGTGATCCTGATCTCATTCCAGTTCTGTGACTGATTCTAAACCCAAAATAGCCCAAGAACAGGAACTTATTCTGAACCCATACAAGTCCTGGAACATATCCTGACCCCCAGGCCCAAGAACTTATTCTTTAAGATCCTTATCTGTACAAGAGCTTGTACCGTTTCTGAAGCTTATACTGAAAATATACCAGTCTTGAAAGTGATCCCCAACTCATATCGATCTtagaactgatactgaacttATTCTATTTCCAGATCTGTTCCTAGACCTGCCTCAGTCAAGAAACAAACCACAAACCTGTTGCAATCCAAGAATCGATACAGTACTTGCTTCGTTCCAGTAACAAACTCTACTTCTGGCGAACGAACCAATCTTCGCAACAGATATGTATTGCGGAATTCTAATCTACAATGGAACTAAAGTTAGACTCGCCCATATCTCGTAGTGTGCCTATCATGGAGCTAATAGTGGCTGTGATAAACATCTTTGGCCAGTTCGTTACACTCAGACAGCTCAGTTTACAACACTATAAAACAACTGTACAAACAGCTGTGTTCCAATTCCTATCTATCATTTCCGCAAACCGTTCACAATCGATCGAGGCTCTACCGACGCTAAAGCGAACGGTTGAGACTTCTAGAAGCACTTTTATTGTCCCCGTCGCAATGGGAGTAAATTATTGATTCGATCGATCGCATTCGTAGGGCTCGGCAATCAATTGATTAATTTAAACTCTTCTGGTAGGGCCTCCGTGCAGCAAAACTGCCTCAGCAAAGAAGATGATTCATTTGTGAAAGTGACCTTGTGTGATCAGGGCCAGCTATCCTTGCACTTGACCCACCCAAACGTTGAACCACTCTGAAGGGTAAACTTCCGGCTTTGGAGCAAGCTTAACGATGGCACACGTTTGATAAGCAGTTCTAGGGTCGCCCCCTTTTTTTTACGAGTGAATGGGCACGATTTGTTGACCAAAAGGTCTTGGATAGTTAGGAAGTGACCTACCCACACTTCCTAACTATCTAAGACTGAGCGGTTCCGTCAACCGTGTCGTCATCCACCCATGGTCATGGCGTTGAAAATTCCATTTTGCGTTTCAAGGCGGTTTCTAAAATCCACCAATGTCACAGTCCGAGAAAATCCATCATCCATCATTCACCTAATTCAGTTTTGCGAGTCCATCATCCACCAAAGCATAAAAGATGGCAAAGAGACAAATTAAATCACTTTCACATTTGCAGCGtgaaaggacacacacacacatgccccaATGCGCCAATGGGGCGGGTTGGATGCTCGGATTcttctttgatttttttccatGGCTACTATGACTATAATGAAAGATCACATTACTGCACACAGAAATAGACCGTTTTGCACCCTCTGCAAGGTGGATCGTTTTGATTGAATGGTGCCCATTAATTAATGATGTAATTTAattaactaatattttttaatacaattaaAGATACAGGTTCCCTATTTACAGTAGCTGACTGCTAAATGAGAGTTaaaatttgtgagaaaaatgtACTTTTGCTATGATTTTCGCTTCGCAAGATTCCGgatatttcatgttttgaaatttatgtgttttttaacTGAGAATCACTTCAGTTAGCGAACTtccagtttaaaaaaaaactgttctaaaacacatccagttagcggtcacctactatACTTTTCTCCGACTAAATAGACTAAATAGACTAAATAGCGAACAAAACCATGCGTTGCCTTTTTGCTGGTGTCGTTATCGAGTTTGCTTGTGCTCGCCAACCAACTTTCTGGCTTTCTCCGTACTGCAATCGCACAATTATTTCACACCATCAAGCGAAATcgacaaataaaataatgaactGTAGGAGGCATTCAGCATGCCGCCATCGTACGCAAAAACGCTGCCTGCAAGGTGGTTTTGGAAGgaaaaattcaaacatttacATTGCCATTGCCGGTACACAGGAAAAGTTCCTCATTAACTGAGAATTTGCTTTCATATTCTTTCgcatttgtgttttgctttggtttatttatttttactgcCTATTTAAACATCAAAATTCCACTCATTTCTAAACACCCTCATAAGCTGCCTTCCACCTAACCGAGCGTACGGTTTGCGGTTGCTTTGTACGGTGTTTAGCTAGTCCTGTAATTTATTCCAACTAACACAATTTCCCTGGCCACAAAGGTCTAAAAATAATCTGCACGATTTGCTCCGtgtaaaatattaaaagcgtgtcttttttattgatttttctccattttcatTCAACCGTATGCCTGCCCCCCGCCCCCGGTTGTGGTCAGCTTGCTTGCGTGTTCTGAGAGTATGTCCCGGTAGACCGTTGCCGCTAATCACGAAACCCCCACATCAGACATAGTAGCTCATAGCTAGCTCACTCAGCACACACGTCATAAGTGAAAGATAAAGAAcactttttgttcatttttttttttgttcgttgctTCTACACCATCCACCCCGCAAACAATCCAACTAACCACCCACTCTATATGGTGCAGATTCTTTCACGTTCACACGTGCCCGGGAGACATTCTGCCGGCTCTCACTTGACATTTGCTCGCGCGCCTTCTTTTATCTTGCTGCTGATAATTCTATCAAACCTCGCCTGATTTGCGGTGGATGGGAAGGGAAGGGCCGGGAAGGCTAGCTGAAATGGTGGCAGACGATCCTGAAACCTACTGCTATCGTGGTGTGTATATTGAGCCTATGCAGGCAGCGGATTGAGTAATTGCTGGAAGGTGTAAGGCATTACAACGCCACATTGGTAATATAATTCACGTGTAATGGACCGCGCAGCTGAATGATAAGTTATTGTAAATGATAagatttgcctttttttattaGGACCAGTTACCGCAAAGGTCGTATTAATTGAAGATTTCCCACATCTCTTCTTTGCATTGTTCGCATAAGCTTTATAATTAGAGATAAAATAATGTAACGCTTTTCAATGagaacaaattaaattttcttaAAAACCCAATTTTGTGTTTACTAACTGTTAAAGTGTAAATAATACAAAGCAATTTAAATGAGATCGAGGCTATCGCTTCCGTGTAGATTTGATCGCTGAACCTGTAGATTAAAATCCTGGCACCTTGTCACTGGTCTACGCAGACACTGTGTATTGAGCCGTGCAAAATACGAATAAAAAAGCTTCTCGAACCTAAGATGAACTTCTTTTCTTATGTGTACTCGCCCAGACATATTTTAGAGGAATGTTTGAATCCTTTTATTAAGCATTATGAAAATAACAAATGTAATGTTATAGTTTGTGATAATTTATTATTCTAAATTTGATAGAATAAAACTTATTTAGTCAAAAAACCAAACTTCTTATTCATCAAAAATGTGAGtaaattcaattattattCTGCCCATTCATTCCCACAACTAGTCAATCACGCTAAACCGTATAAAATTCCCATCCATACTAAGTACTACTCCCCTTGCTAACCCTCACTTAGCGCACACACTCTccgcacaaacaaacatcccCTCACTTCCACACTACCCTTTTCGTCCACCTTCTAAGCTTCTAACAAACAACCGTACAAATCGTGACATTCATCCACGGCCCCACAGGGACCACAACACGTACAGCACCCGAACCGGCTCCAACTGTTTTGCGATAAAACGCAAAACATGCCACTCCGTTTTCTCACAGCTGCCCATGAGGAGTTGGTGGTGTGTAGTTTTGCTCATTAACAACAACGGTGACCCGTgtgcgttcttttttttgcgtatgAAAAATCAACTACAGTAATTTTGTACGCGAGTGTGATACACACAATCACCGTACTCTTCTCTTAGGGGGTTGGTTAAACTCAACccacgccacacacacacacacacaacacgccCTTTCCTTGACCTAACGTTCGTACGTTTTTGCTAACCTTCTGTAGCTAGTAAGTGGTATCTCGCAAGCGTGACCATTCACAGAGCCCGTtaggaaaaaaaggggaagtgTGGGGCAATGGTTGGGAGGCCTTGTTCCATATGTCCCACTAGGAAAAACGCAAGGTGAAAGCATCATATAGACACTAAAAACCGCTCTTGCATGCAGACGTAATGGTAAGCGGGGAAGGTCAATTTTCCTTCATAAACCGCTAATGCACAACGTGCTTAGAAAATGGAAATGTGAAGAAAAAGCAATCGTTTTCCTCttaaagtgtttttctttataattattgaaaaatatcatcatcatcacgacacacacacggtaccAACAACAGTTCATAAAGCGCAACAACTTGTTGAGAGATTGTCGGGAGACGTTGCggataaaaatataaacacaaacacatacggtaaaagaaaggaaacacTGGAAATTGATTGTTCAAAACTTTTTCCCCGTTCGCAAACTCGGTCATCTGTTGCATTAACTTGTCACGCACACTGTGGGGAGTTTTTTTCGTTCCTCCGGAATGCTCCCCATTTTCCCGAGCGATGgaaaattcattaccacgcaggcACGTTCGCTCAATTATGCTATCATGGTAAtggaaaagtggaaaattCTTCACCAAGAAGCAGGCTCAATGGGAGTGAACTCATCGAGCATAAATGCGAAAAatgcgcacacacagcacaacaacacTATCGTATGTCTTTCTTCGCGCTACCATCTGGTACCCATACACACCGAGTTTCGCCAGGCCAGACACACCGACCGAAACAACAACAGTTGGAACAGCTGTAAAAACGGGGCATCATAAAATGCCCTCTTTGAAGTACGGAACTATCTCTATCTTTACCTCTTTCTTGCTTCCTGCCGTGCTTTTTTGCGCCCCAAAttaatgcacacacacgcacgcacgcaagcAGTCACGCTTTTCACGCGCTTTAGATATTCGCGGCACTCGCCCAAGCGCAAACAGCAAACTCCGTACGCCGCCGTACGCAATACAGCCACGGAACGCGAAACGCAACAGACTGACTGGAGAGCGCCGTACGCGTACCGCGGCTAGCGCGAAGCTGCACAAAACATCTGCGAATCGGGTGGGGGGGTTGATTTATTCCGCACGGGGTACGGGGTGAAAAACCCACCCTTAAAAAAGCGATGGAGAGTCGCACGCGAGcgggagagtgagagaaagagcatGAGTTTAGCAAGGAGGGGTTGATAATGCGGTACCCCAGCAGCTACGCAGCAAAGCTTTTATCAAATGATCATTCTCACGGGAGAGCCGAAGAGAGCGAGtgaaggggagagagagagagagagtgatttTCACGGAGAACGCTTGATGGGAAAAGTGTGGCGTTTTTACAGTTACTACAGTGCGTTACAAACAAACGTTTACTGTACtagtgttgttgttctgtttgCATTTACTCCTCTTATACTTATACTTATACTGTAATACCTTATATCTTATCttatactgtttttttttttcatttctcttCCTGACTCTTCTAGTTTTTCTGCACTTTTATTGCGttaactttattttaattaaattttgtgTTCATATtctttgtttctcttttttctattattgaTGTAcactttatttcattttattgtaaTGTGTTGTTATTGTGATTTTATTGTCTGTTAAAATTAAACACTtgaatgaattaaatgaaacGAACATTGATTTTCTGCAAAG encodes:
- the LOC121591944 gene encoding plasma membrane ascorbate-dependent reductase CYBRD1, which translates into the protein MDNSPPPPSALNNFRILYLVTQLVGITIIILVSCWIGIHLNGLGWSARPSVQFNWHPLLMSVGMIFLYGNSILIYRGFRYARKKPLKITHATIHGAAFIFTVVALVAVFDSHNLAKPNPIPNMYTLHSWVGLSAVILFSLQYVFGFAAYLFPGVREQLRASYMPVHVFFGVAGFVMAIAAALLGLLEKAIFSVKDYSALPPQAVLINTIGMLYIVYGGLVVFLVTERQYKRHPLPEDVMLLTHSASVGSS